One Hevea brasiliensis isolate MT/VB/25A 57/8 chromosome 5, ASM3005281v1, whole genome shotgun sequence genomic region harbors:
- the LOC110668923 gene encoding uncharacterized protein LOC110668923 isoform X1: MRTMAMPCSFPIFTRLNVNKTHLSPVLLPFCHSSFSLSHRRSLSMAFATQPSTQQAVSPGDINSDANVFQLIQTHQKKAARLPPVEEIRTVLYHSIRGMLSTFSQKVEGYPSGSMVDFACDIDGSPILAVSSLATHTKDLLVNPKCSLLVARDPEDRTDLVITLHGDAVSVSEKDKAAIRTAYLAKHPNAFWVDFGDFQFIRIEPKVVRYVSGVATALLGSGEFSKEEYQAAKIDPIAQFSKPVASHMNRDHAEDTRLIVQHSTSIAVDSAYILDIDSLGFNVKAVYQGSTYKLRIPFPRRTEERKDVKTLVVEMLQAAKSQFSS, encoded by the exons ATGAGGACTATGGCGATGCCTTGCTCATTCCCTATATTTACCCGCTTAAATGTTAACAAAACCCACCTTTCTCCTGTCTTATTACCGTTTTGccactcctctttctctctcagtCATCGTCGCTCTCTTTCCATGGCTTTTGCAACTCAGCCATCCACTCAG CAGGCTGTGTCACCTGGGGATATTAATAGTGATGCCAATGTGTTTCAGTTGATCCAAACTCACCAG AAAAAGGCAGCTCGACTTCCTCCCGTTGAGGAAATTAGAACCGTGCTTTATCACAGTATCCGTGGCATGCTATCAACTTTTTCTCAG AAGGTCGAGGGTTATCCATCAGGGTCAATGGTTGATTTTGCATGTGATATCGATGGATCTCCAATATTAGCAGTGAGCAGCTTGGCAACTCATACAAAG GACCTCTTAGTTAATCCCAAATGCTCATTGCTTGTTGCTAGAGATCCGGAGGATAGGACTGATTTGGTAATCACCCTGCATGGTGATGCTGTTTCT GTTTCTGAGAAAGATAAAGCTGCCATTCGAACTGCATATCTGGCAAAGCATCCCAATGCATTCTGG GTTGACTTTGGTGACTTCCAATTCATTCGCATTGAACCAAAAGTTGTGCGATATGTGTCAGGAGTTGCAACTGCTTTGCTTGGATCAGGAG AGTTTAGCAAAGAAGAGTATCAAGCTGCTAAAATTGATCCAATAGCTCAGTTTTCTAAACCTGTTGCG TCTCATATGAATAGAGATCATGCTGAAGATACAAGGCTCATTGTGCAACATTCAACATCAATTGCG GTGGACTCTGCCTACATACTAGACATTGATAGTCTTGGATTCAATGTTAAG GCTGTTTATCAAGGAAGTACTTACAAGCTTCGGATTCCTTTTCCTAGACGCACTGAAGAGAGAAA GGATGTGAAGACTCTAGTTGTGGAAATGCTTCAAGCTGCGAAGTCTCAATTCTCAAGTTAA
- the LOC110668923 gene encoding uncharacterized protein LOC110668923 isoform X2 produces MRTMAMPCSFPIFTRLNVNKTHLSPVLLPFCHSSFSLSHRRSLSMAFATQPSTQAVSPGDINSDANVFQLIQTHQKKAARLPPVEEIRTVLYHSIRGMLSTFSQKVEGYPSGSMVDFACDIDGSPILAVSSLATHTKDLLVNPKCSLLVARDPEDRTDLVITLHGDAVSVSEKDKAAIRTAYLAKHPNAFWVDFGDFQFIRIEPKVVRYVSGVATALLGSGEFSKEEYQAAKIDPIAQFSKPVASHMNRDHAEDTRLIVQHSTSIAVDSAYILDIDSLGFNVKAVYQGSTYKLRIPFPRRTEERKDVKTLVVEMLQAAKSQFSS; encoded by the exons ATGAGGACTATGGCGATGCCTTGCTCATTCCCTATATTTACCCGCTTAAATGTTAACAAAACCCACCTTTCTCCTGTCTTATTACCGTTTTGccactcctctttctctctcagtCATCGTCGCTCTCTTTCCATGGCTTTTGCAACTCAGCCATCCACTCAG GCTGTGTCACCTGGGGATATTAATAGTGATGCCAATGTGTTTCAGTTGATCCAAACTCACCAG AAAAAGGCAGCTCGACTTCCTCCCGTTGAGGAAATTAGAACCGTGCTTTATCACAGTATCCGTGGCATGCTATCAACTTTTTCTCAG AAGGTCGAGGGTTATCCATCAGGGTCAATGGTTGATTTTGCATGTGATATCGATGGATCTCCAATATTAGCAGTGAGCAGCTTGGCAACTCATACAAAG GACCTCTTAGTTAATCCCAAATGCTCATTGCTTGTTGCTAGAGATCCGGAGGATAGGACTGATTTGGTAATCACCCTGCATGGTGATGCTGTTTCT GTTTCTGAGAAAGATAAAGCTGCCATTCGAACTGCATATCTGGCAAAGCATCCCAATGCATTCTGG GTTGACTTTGGTGACTTCCAATTCATTCGCATTGAACCAAAAGTTGTGCGATATGTGTCAGGAGTTGCAACTGCTTTGCTTGGATCAGGAG AGTTTAGCAAAGAAGAGTATCAAGCTGCTAAAATTGATCCAATAGCTCAGTTTTCTAAACCTGTTGCG TCTCATATGAATAGAGATCATGCTGAAGATACAAGGCTCATTGTGCAACATTCAACATCAATTGCG GTGGACTCTGCCTACATACTAGACATTGATAGTCTTGGATTCAATGTTAAG GCTGTTTATCAAGGAAGTACTTACAAGCTTCGGATTCCTTTTCCTAGACGCACTGAAGAGAGAAA GGATGTGAAGACTCTAGTTGTGGAAATGCTTCAAGCTGCGAAGTCTCAATTCTCAAGTTAA
- the LOC110668932 gene encoding 5'-adenylylsulfate reductase-like 7, giving the protein MATLSVLLFYIGALSSIPFLSASESICPDESAFFLFKLLSQCSLSISPYPPLEVSGNFLDRALTSKQRNSYTAILFYVSWCPFSCSMRPRFNVLGSMFPQIEHLAIEQSSALPSVFSRYGIHSLPSLLMVNQTSKVQYHGPKNLQSLVQFYEKTTGLKPVQYFAEDEPTSLGSCEESIMQQWDGSSLEEMMKRETYLVLAMLFLCLRVLIFISPKGLSRLKAFYASYLPHFNLEIFGETSQLFGRILHMIDVRRIWIWTKLRVCKTRNFHEGAKNCRVWASLASVSLGESSSSGRSQS; this is encoded by the exons ATGGCTACGCTTTCTGTTCTCTTGTTTTATATTGGGGCTTTGTCTTCGATTCCATTCCTGTCAGCCTCGGAATCTATTTGCCCTGATGAATCtgctttctttttatttaaactTCTATCTCAATGCTCTCTTTCGATCTCTCCATATCCCCCTCTCGAG GTCAGTGGGAACTTCCTGGATAGAGCTTTGACTTCAAAACAGAGAAACTCGTACACAGCTATACTCTTCTATGTTTCCTGGTGCCCATTTTCATGCAGTATGCGTCCTAGATTTAATGTGCTTGGTTCAATGTTCCCTCAAATAGAGCATTTGGCCATTGAGCAATCTTCAGCCCTCCCGAG TGTATTTTCAAGATATGGAATTCACAGCTTGCCATCGTTATTAATGGTCAACCAGACATCAAAGGTGCAATATCATGGGCCGAAGAATCTCCAATCCCTTGTTCAATTTTATGAGAAAACAACAG GACTCAAACCAGTTCAGTATTTTGCTGAAGACGAGCCAACAAGTTTGGGTAGTTGTGAAGAATCAATCATGCAGCAATGGGATGGGTCTTCCTTGGAGGAGATGATGAAAAGGGAAACTTACTTAGTATTAGCCATGTTGTTCCTTTGTTTACGAGTACTGATATTTATATCTCCAAAAGGGTTATCTCGTCTCAAGGCTTTTTATGCATCATACCTTCCTCATTTCAACTTGGAAATATTTGGTGAGACAAGTCAATTATTTGGTCGTATATTGCATATGATTGATGTAAGGAGGATCTGGATCTGGACCAAACTAAGAGTATGCAAGACAAGGAACTTTCATGAAGGTGCCAAAAATTGCCGGGTTTGGGCTTCATTGGCTTCTGTTTCATTGGGTGAATCTTCATCATCAGGCAGGTCACAATCCTAA
- the LOC110668936 gene encoding uncharacterized protein LOC110668936 — protein sequence MDLEEWEILPHGGFLDYREDGEKKNFAASNRSSNSKSVFDMNYFVCPSSPPKNSRMVPNQLVPVPFQLETTRITTGKDQQDKSKPIDIKVVPSLIMPEVKGPDIASKEADQDQVSQVFFKKMKENEFVDMKMDSPKSPTTKGFVPPQIDAGKFNFEDTGDALETKICSPRNKNEKEIKEVEEVNWEESNSGLNLWKWSLNGIGAICSFGIAAATVCIIIFGSHQRNNQQQNQKLRFQSFNEDKRIKQVIHHATKFNEAITTVRGVPISRAHITYGGYYDGL from the exons ATGGATCTTGAAGAATGGGAAATTTTGCCCCATGGGGGATTTCTTGATTACCGTGAAGATGGTGAAAAAAAGAATTTTGCGGCAAGCAATCGTAGCTCCAATTCGAAAAGTGTGTTCGATATGAACTACTTTGTGTGCCCATCTTCACCCCCAAAAAATTCAAGGATGGTGCCTAACCAACTTGTTCCAGTTCCATTTCAGTTGGAAACAACAAGAATCACAACTGGTAAGGATCAACAAGACAAATCAAAGCCTATTGACATCAAGGTGGTGCCTTCTTTGATCATGCCAGAAGTCAAAGGTCCTGATATAGCTTCAAAAGAAGCTGATCAAGACCAAGTTTCCCaagttttcttcaagaaaatgaaggaaaatgaatTTGTCGACATGAAAATGGACTCTCCAAAGTCCCCAACAACCAAAGGTTTTGTGCCTCCTCAAATTGATGCTGGCAAGTTTAACTTTGAGGATACAGGTGATGCCTTGGAAACCAAGATTTGTTCCCCAAGAAACAAGAATGAAAAAGAAATTAAGGAAGTGGAAGAGGTTAATTGGGAGGAGAGTAATAGTGGCTTGAATTTATGGAAGTGGAGCTTGAATGGGATTGGAGCAATTTGCTCCTTTGGTATTGCAGCTGCTACTGTTTGTATCATCATATTTGGAAGCCACCAAAGAAACAATCAGCAACAGAACCAAAAGCTGAGGTTCCAGAGTTTCAATGAAGACAAG AGGATTAAGCAAGTGATTCACCATGCAACAAAATTCAATGAAGCAATTACAACAGTAAGAGGAGTTCCCATTTCTAGAGCTCACATAACTTATGGAGGTTACTATGATGGTCTTTGA
- the LOC110668924 gene encoding uncharacterized protein LOC110668924 isoform X2 has protein sequence MDKDEKSQRANKALEPDFFLQWGNKKRLRCVRVRDPEIISQRSDGVFRRKITTRIDRRIVSSATEKETSHPQSNRLTRNSEAATLRSGTTENRKSASPEKEDRYYTTRGSMSVDENGKISIDGNNGEDKGHVWPKLYITLSSKEKEEDFMAMKGCKLPQRPKKRAKIIQRSLLLVSPGAWLTDMCQERYEVREKKSTKKRPRGLKAMGSMESDSE, from the exons ATGGACAAAGACGAGAAAAGCCAGAGAGCAAATAAAGCATTAGAGCCTGATTTTTTCTTGCAGTGGGGGAATAAAAAGAGGCTTAGATGTGTGAGAGTAAGAGACCCTGAAATTATCTCACAGAGATCCGATGGTGTCTTTCGCAGGAAAATCACAACTCGTATTGATAGACGCATCGTCTCTTCTGCTACAGAGAAAGAAACGTCTCATCCTCAATCCAATCGCCTTACCAG GAATTCTGAGGCAGCAACACTCCGGTCTGGTACGACTGAGAACCGGAAATCGGCGTCACCGGAGAAAGAAGACAGGTATTACACGACAAGAGGGTCAATGAGTGTGGACGAGAATGGGAAGATTTCAATTGATGGTAACAATGGAGAGGATAAAGGACACGTTTGGCCAAAGCTATATATCACACTGTCAAGCAAAGAAAAAGAGGAGGATTTTATGGCTATGAAAGGGTGTAAGCTTCCTCAACGGCCTAAGAAGAGAGCCAAGATTATCCAAAGAAGCTTACTT TTAGTGAGCCCTGGGGCTTGGTTGACTGATATGTGCCAAGAGAGGTATGAAGTGAGGGAGAAGAAGAGCACTAAGAAG AGACCGAGAGGACTGAAGGCCATGGGAAGCATGGAGAGTGATTCAGAAtga
- the LOC110668918 gene encoding arabinogalactan protein 13: MEALKVRVFVAIVVVLMAVSAVQNVAAQEGPAPSPASDATVFVPTVFASLAAFAFGLLI, encoded by the coding sequence ATGGAGGCATTGAAGGTGAGAGTATTTGTGGCCATTGTGGTTGTTCTCATGGCGGTTTCTGCTGTTCAGAATGTGGCTGCTCAGGAAGGCCCAGCTCCTAGCCCTGCCTCTGATGCCACTGTTTTTGTACCAACTGTTTTCGCATCTCTTGCAGCTTTTGCTTTTGGGCTCCTCATCTAA
- the LOC110668924 gene encoding uncharacterized protein LOC110668924 isoform X1: MQLSYSMDKDEKSQRANKALEPDFFLQWGNKKRLRCVRVRDPEIISQRSDGVFRRKITTRIDRRIVSSATEKETSHPQSNRLTRNSEAATLRSGTTENRKSASPEKEDRYYTTRGSMSVDENGKISIDGNNGEDKGHVWPKLYITLSSKEKEEDFMAMKGCKLPQRPKKRAKIIQRSLLLVSPGAWLTDMCQERYEVREKKSTKKRPRGLKAMGSMESDSE, translated from the exons ATGCAATTATCTTACA GCATGGACAAAGACGAGAAAAGCCAGAGAGCAAATAAAGCATTAGAGCCTGATTTTTTCTTGCAGTGGGGGAATAAAAAGAGGCTTAGATGTGTGAGAGTAAGAGACCCTGAAATTATCTCACAGAGATCCGATGGTGTCTTTCGCAGGAAAATCACAACTCGTATTGATAGACGCATCGTCTCTTCTGCTACAGAGAAAGAAACGTCTCATCCTCAATCCAATCGCCTTACCAG GAATTCTGAGGCAGCAACACTCCGGTCTGGTACGACTGAGAACCGGAAATCGGCGTCACCGGAGAAAGAAGACAGGTATTACACGACAAGAGGGTCAATGAGTGTGGACGAGAATGGGAAGATTTCAATTGATGGTAACAATGGAGAGGATAAAGGACACGTTTGGCCAAAGCTATATATCACACTGTCAAGCAAAGAAAAAGAGGAGGATTTTATGGCTATGAAAGGGTGTAAGCTTCCTCAACGGCCTAAGAAGAGAGCCAAGATTATCCAAAGAAGCTTACTT TTAGTGAGCCCTGGGGCTTGGTTGACTGATATGTGCCAAGAGAGGTATGAAGTGAGGGAGAAGAAGAGCACTAAGAAG AGACCGAGAGGACTGAAGGCCATGGGAAGCATGGAGAGTGATTCAGAAtga
- the LOC110668925 gene encoding adenylyl-sulfate kinase 3, translating to MSTLANSSNIFWHECPVGKTERHKLLNQKGCVVWITGLSGSGKSTLACSLSRELHSRGKLSYVLDGDNLRHGLNKGLGFSAEDRTENIRRVGEVAKLFADAGLICIASLISPYRKDRDACRAMLADANFIEVFMNMSLSLCESRDARGLYKLARAGKIKGFTGIDDPYEPPLNCEIEIQEKDGVCPTPSAMAGQVVSYLEDKGFLQDQ from the exons ATGTCTACTTTGGCAAATTCTTCTAATATATTTTGGCACGAATGCCCAGTTGGGAAGACTGAGAGGCATAAACTACTTAACCAAAAGGGATGTGTTGTGTGGATAACGGGGCTTAGTGGATCAG GGAAAAGCACACTGGCATGCTCTCTAAGCAGAGAACTGCACTCTAGGGGGAAGCTGTCTTATGTTCTTGATGGAGATAACCTACGCCATGGACTGAACAAAGGCCTGGGTTTCAGTGCTGAAGATCGAACTGAAAATATCCGCAGAGTTG GTGAAGTGGCAAAACTCTTTGCAGATGCTGGTTTGATATGCATTGCTAGTCTAATATCACCATACAGAAAAGACCGGGATGCTTGCCGTGCAATGTTGGCAGATGCAAATTTCATCGAG GTTTTCATGAACATGTCTCTGTCATTGTGTGAGTCAAGAGATGCTAGAGGCCTCTACAAGCTTGCACGTGCTGGAAAGATTAAAG GTTTTACTGGTATAGATGATCCTTATGAACCACCTTTGAATTGTGAG ATAGAAATACAAGAGAAGGATGGAGTCTGCCCCACACCATCTGCCATGGCTGGACAAGTAGTGTCCTACTTGGAGGACAAAGGATTTCTGCAGGATCAGTGA